A single genomic interval of Natronolimnobius sp. AArcel1 harbors:
- a CDS encoding SHOCT domain-containing protein encodes MTSRRPDESPWRRWHALVEQYTPDGALGRWLLGSVSSFFGFWMLVIFGAEVIYWGLSLAMLFWTTVLLGVGIPMVLVGLLTLWPLYLSLIGNLESAADYSLSETPTRANLSAETPQRETSSEDDVDSSDPFADLKRQYAAGDLSEDEFERRLDARLDEIDASTRGADDETTRDRLPDHN; translated from the coding sequence ATGACCAGTCGTCGTCCGGACGAGTCGCCGTGGCGCCGATGGCACGCCCTCGTCGAACAGTATACGCCGGATGGCGCTCTCGGGCGGTGGCTTCTTGGCTCGGTGAGTAGCTTTTTTGGATTTTGGATGCTCGTGATCTTCGGTGCCGAAGTGATCTACTGGGGGCTGTCGCTTGCCATGCTGTTCTGGACGACGGTGTTGCTCGGCGTCGGCATTCCCATGGTGCTCGTGGGACTGCTCACACTTTGGCCATTGTATCTCTCGCTCATCGGCAACCTCGAGTCAGCAGCCGACTATTCGCTTTCGGAGACGCCCACCCGCGCGAACCTGTCGGCCGAAACGCCACAGCGCGAAACGTCCTCAGAGGACGACGTCGATTCGTCTGACCCGTTCGCTGATCTCAAGCGCCAGTACGCAGCCGGCGACCTCTCCGAAGACGAGTTTGAACGCCGACTGGACGCTCGCCTCGATGAAATTGACGCATCGACTCGAGGGGCCGACGACGAGACGACTCGAGACCGGCTTCCGGATCACAACTAA
- a CDS encoding GNAT family N-acetyltransferase, whose protein sequence is MARFVRVATADDSLEVRRILDAAMLEPGDVETRIDTGDVFVAGDHRGGTQPADSGKHGRERILGTMVLESLADDAGAHIAAIGVRRSHRGRGFGRALIEHALEREGRLTARFDDGVRPFYERLGFSIESIDGKRHRGVAVATDHV, encoded by the coding sequence ATGGCCCGCTTCGTTCGCGTTGCAACAGCCGATGACAGTCTCGAGGTCCGGCGCATTCTCGATGCCGCCATGCTCGAGCCGGGCGACGTCGAAACCCGAATCGACACTGGCGACGTCTTTGTCGCGGGCGACCACCGCGGCGGGACCCAACCAGCCGATTCTGGCAAGCACGGCCGCGAACGCATCCTCGGCACGATGGTGCTCGAGTCACTCGCAGACGACGCCGGCGCTCACATCGCTGCAATTGGCGTGCGCCGAAGCCATCGCGGCCGCGGATTTGGCCGTGCGCTGATCGAACACGCTCTCGAGCGCGAGGGGCGACTCACCGCGCGCTTTGACGATGGTGTGCGGCCATTTTACGAGCGACTGGGCTTTTCGATTGAGTCAATCGACGGCAAGCGCCATCGCGGTGTGGCTGTCGCTACTGATCACGTTTAG